ggaaaattttgacccattctcttttatgtgacgcaagcgaagttgcgggggtcagctagtaggatatacataagtaaatagATAGTACCTATCTCATCAAAATTGACGCATATTTAGCTTTCCCTTTAAAACTCATTAGATTGGTAAGTAGGTatgttgtacaatgtacatgtaCATATATGCTCGTCAGTTGTGAGCGTCTGGCACGCAAATAGACCATGGTCAGACATAGGAAATAGGACAGGTACATGAAAAACCACAGCAGGACAACTTTCTGCGATATATTAAACtacaaaacatgtttatttagtAAACCTGTTTTCAAGTTTTTACTTTACTATGATACCTGACGGTAAGCCATGCCAAAGGTAGGTATTAAGGGCCGCTTGATGAAAACCatccaatattaaaataataaattgtaattaaatactgAAATGCAACATTATATTCGCTACTAATATAAAGTACCTTGGTTAATTAACCAACGTCACATAATAGGTCATCAGTTCATCACTGATTTCCGCTCACACGCTAGATACATGCCTGTAATCGCCGCATTAACAACGTTTACAGcgtatacctactataaatcGGTACTAACTATTACTAACTAATGCTAAACAATTATAGTGCCGATTATTTCAATCAGTTTCAATGTTAGTGGCCCTGCCGAAGTTCGTAAATGTTTACCGTATTAGTCGATACATATACTTATGACCGCAGATAAGAGAAATTATCAATTTTCGTCTCTGATTATTTCCGTTTTACCTACTACCATCCTTTGAAAGTTTAATAACTAACATATTTAGACAATAATGTCGAcgtattcttaattttaatcgcataatatttataaaagtgaaaataaatacttaaactaAGTATTATTTAGGATTACTTTTATCGTATTATTTATACGTTCTTAATCACAATAATTAGATAATGTATTGTTTGATTTACGAACTTATAAAAACAGGCGGTTAATTATCTATTACCAAAATACCAAAATTAGGTAATTGTTCTGCGCTTAACAAGCCCAGTAATTCTTCTCGGTTTTCATCAATTTATTTCTAGTTAAATTACCCAGATGACTTCCGCAGAAAGTTCTTGAAAACAATAGCCTCAAGCACTCGAGGATAATATAACTTTCTTTTCAACTTACAAAACCAACTTTGCGGAGCTATAAATACTTACGTGGAAAAGTAGGTAAAGTTCACGGGTCGGGACATTTTATGCATTCTAGGCCAATATTGTTTGttcaactttataatacttAGTCAAGACCACACAAGTCTTATTTACCATTAGTTTTTCTTCGGTGACAGTACGGATGCTCCCGTGTGGTCGGTCAGCGCTGGATAAAGTGCTCTGAGTCATGGCATTACTCCGTCTATTCAAGTGCATCCAAAAACAACACTGCTACTTTCTCCACAACTTTTAAAACacttcaaaatgttatttatttaagcacttaattaataaattaattatatttaatttcagaaAGATTTTAATATGAACTCTTTGTCATTATACATCAAGGACCCGTGTCCTACGTCATTTATGAACGAGGTGCGAAGTTAACCGTTCTCCGCCCTCGAGGCTTCACGTGGACTGAACGTTGGTCAAAATACAGCCTTCGCTTTGGGCGGTCGCTGGGGCAACAGCTAAACCCCACAAATAAAAGTTTCATGCGCCGTCACGTAGACTGTTATTAATCACATACTTACATAGCTATAAATCCAAAACTATACTTATTATacactatattttattgtgagGTGTGAATTGTGTTTCATCTTCGCTTGAAAGTTCAATTAAAGCTTAATGAGTTCTTTATGATATTCATATAACAGAGGGAGAGAGGGCGATggctttagtacttattattctgtggcgATGGTCCATGCTCAAAGCTTATAAAGTAGATACTTACCTATTTAGGTATGTTTATTACgtgttaatatatttagaaaatactttCCTGAATAGATCATCAGGAATCATCCAGTTAACTCACGAATCATGAAGTATCCGTCTTCTATAGTGGTAGTGTTCCGTAGGAGTACTAGGAGTAGCATCTTACTTGAACACTGCTAGctgtttttttctttgtaccagaagaaaattagtttattcTAGCAATAGTGTACCATCGCAAAGCATGGGACTGAACTGAATTTCTAGAAAATCTTCGAGCGATGATTTTAAGAAAATCGAACCTGTGACTATAATCTGCAATCGCATTGAATACCGATTGAATGGCCGAGGCAGGTATAAATTAGATAAGAGACGACGAACATATGGTTAGAATTATGCGTGGCATACGTCCAACATTCGTGGTGTGGTGTGTATCACAACATATGTagtgtacataatatatgtatattccaAGAGAGCTGATTCAGCGGAAGTTTCGTACTAGTAGAAATTTGTTTAGTCCACACATGTTATCCATAATGAATGACGATATTAAAGTTCAGGTCCAGCGGTGTATGGGCTTAAGTTGATTTGTATCTCATAAAGTTTTGTCTAGCATTAAATCTGAGTTTAAGTAATTTCAGACGGAACTTCAGAAATATTTTCTGTAGGTACCGCAATATGACGACATTTTTGGGATTTTCTCTTTTTGAGCAACATGTACAGAGCTATATAACATGAGTATCAGATTTCGGCCGACATACTATGAATAATCTTCGTATACATAGTTCTCAACTAAATTGAGATAGAAATGACTATTACGCAACATGTCGCAAATTCTTGCCATACCGTTTGGTAATTATCTAATACCTACACTGTGTTCTGAATGAATTACTGCATAATTTACGTACTACTatgcttaattatattatctatttatgtatctgtctaaataattaagataatacCGACGTATTGTAATCAGATTACGATACGCTATTATACAATgctctatatttatttactttcaattgTATTGTAGGTATTAATactatagtaaaataaagtattcaCTAGACTAGTGCCTAGGTCTTTAATCAGCGTCTTTCGTGGTACTTAGGTACTTAAAAGATATTTGCAACCGAATTAAATAGGCATCTTGAAGGTAAGTTATCTTGTTTTTCGAATGTTTCATAGAATTCTGAGACAATCACAATGTAatgcaaatatataaatttgcATAACACTGGCAAGTATAAGACTTTTCACAATGATGTTCTCATGTTAGAATATAATATGGAAGATAAAGCAGGTTAATATTCTTGAATGTGGAGTACAAGCAAAACTACAATTTATGAGGAAAATATACATGTTTATTATTCTcttaacaaataacttaaaattatataaacattacTTATAACTATATTACACTGTCCCTGGGGCAAGTAACTTGACACCTCTATCAAACAATTTAAAGAGATATTTAGAGGGCTTTATGTCCAAAGTATACAAGTGATTGTTATCAAACTTCAAACCAGGATACTTGATTGTTAAATGTCCAGAAACATCTGCACTCAGACCTGATGGTAAGTTCTCAACTTCCAACACAGTGTGTGCTTTGTGGGATAGTAGATTGGACATAACACAAGTGACATCATCCTCGTTAGCCTCATTACAGTGGCAAACCACAAATGAATTATTATAGCTAGTCACCAACTCAATCAACtctttacaaaacatatttacttgTCTCAACGAGTAATTCAAATCAAACAAATGTGAAATTCCATCCAAGATAACACTAACTGTCTGATGTTTCTGCtgcattgataatattttttcttttacttgaGGTAACAATTCAGGTAAGTTATTATCCATCAACAAATTATTTGTACTATATTCTCCAAAGTTGAAAAAGTCCACCAAACCAGTATCCAAATATCTCTGTAAATTGTAATTCATTCTGAGCCCTACATTTTGGTAATGTTGTAAAGAGTTGTGTGTTGAAACCACAACAATACCAATTTTATTCTTGATGCAGTGGTTTAAAACACAACTTGTTATGAATGAGCTGTCACATCTATTTATTTCCTTAACAACAACTACTCTACTAGATAATGCTTTATCTAGTTGTAACAGTGTTATTATGTCGGATGACattctgtaacaaaaataattatttattagagtAAATGAattatactacaaaaatatttagcacCACTTGCCAAATtcacaaaatacaataatacgTGTACATTAACTACTGAATACACACGACATATTGAAAGATTACATACTTCAGTTCCAGTTTAGCCCTCTACAGCGGACGATAAGCGTCACCCAGTCATTACTGGTTGTTTTAAAGCATTCGCCGCGCGTTCACATGAAAAACGAAGTCCGCGCGACCTCAGTCAGTACTAGTTAGTTTACCGTCAATACAGCATTTatcagaaaaaaacatattacataataatacatagaaataaataacaaaatattgataataaatcatttatgtgCAGCATTTTCAAGTTTCAAAAAGTGAAGAATAGTGCAGTTGtaccacatttttatttacagttaaataaaagaaacggTAAGTACCTTTATGCGTGTGCAACAAATATCAAATTACGAATTTATAACACCGGAAAAATGGAAAATTTGCCAAAATTATAATAGACGAGCAGCCTTGACAGATGACCGATAtgaaggttattttttataggttatgttgTTACGTATATATATCcgttcaacattttataatgtttttaagatCATCAGCGAGTAAAGTAAAgtatctattattttgtttggaatAAGCATTATGAAGTAGTTATGTTATttagtatgaaatatttatattttatgaaattcaagttcatgtaaattttaagtgtttataaatatttttgtgagaaTATTGCAATTATCTAATTTCAAAACGAAACTGTGTGACTTTGGCATTGAAATGTCAATAACGTCAGTGTCACAGAGCAAAACACGACTCGTGTCTCGCCTCGTTCTCGATCTTAGCGTGTCATTTTTTGAATTGAACATCGAAATGGAATGGATGGGCAAGCgaaaactagtttattttgtagaaaatatctagaattatttatagccgagttgatattatatatgtagcAAACGTAGCAGTATTTAcacatatttgaataaatagatttcatacatttcagGTAAATATTGTGCAGGGTCCATAATTTGTTACTTTATgtgcaaaatgtatttatattggaTCATTAAATAACAGAAGTATACCaatttataacattgtatacagaataaataaaagtttggCTTTAAATTAGTGTAATATTTGTGTTGGGGTATTATAGTTTCTTCATTAATAAAGAAACGGATTTTTGCCTAATGAGTATTAGTTTGAAAATGGTTAACTAGAGCATAAACTTACGATTGGAAGATCCCACTACTACTAGAAACTACACTACTGAATTTATATATTCCAGTCTGTTaagttgcattataataataatatattctacaTTTTAGAAACTACAATGAATGTGGTAGCAGTGAATGTGGCAGAAACAAGAATATCAAAATGGTATTTTGGTGGACTAGCATCAGCTGCAGCCGCATGTGTCACACATCCATTGGATCTATTGAAAGTTCAAATGCAAAcacaaaaaggaaaaaatatatctatggTGACACTTACTggaatagttttaaaaaatcaaggtaataaataaagcttaaatttaatttactttattatattttgcttcTTTGATAATGTTACAAAACTATCTAAAATAGAAATTGTATCTCTAGACATATTAAATTgcctattgt
Above is a genomic segment from Anticarsia gemmatalis isolate Benzon Research Colony breed Stoneville strain chromosome 8, ilAntGemm2 primary, whole genome shotgun sequence containing:
- the Elp6 gene encoding elongator complex protein 6 → MSSDIITLLQLDKALSSRVVVVKEINRCDSSFITSCVLNHCIKNKIGIVVVSTHNSLQHYQNVGLRMNYNLQRYLDTGLVDFFNFGEYSTNNLLMDNNLPELLPQVKEKILSMQQKHQTVSVILDGISHLFDLNYSLRQVNMFCKELIELVTSYNNSFVVCHCNEANEDDVTCVMSNLLSHKAHTVLEVENLPSGLSADVSGHLTIKYPGLKFDNNHLYTLDIKPSKYLFKLFDRGVKLLAPGTV